The Branchiostoma floridae strain S238N-H82 chromosome 7, Bfl_VNyyK, whole genome shotgun sequence region AACTAATACAAACATAACGTGAACACACATCTCTTGATCAAAAGACGTTGCTCTTAATAACTACATCCATGAATGGGAAATCAATATGGCATTGACATAGAGATCTTACCGGCTTGTGGAGGCACTAAGATCCACACTATCACCCCACAGGACAGCATCAGGCCTCCCATAGACAGGAACGGCAGCCTGAAGCCTCCTATCTGCTCAGGGGAAAAGTGCAGCTGTCAAAGCATCCCCTTTACGTCATACATCTGTGATGATTGGTCATTTAAGTCTAACCAAGGTTGCGTTGCATAACGCGTTCCAGCATAATAAACTTGACATAAAAGTTGATAAACCGACTGACGTAGGCGATTGTCTATAATCAGAACTTACTTTGTATAGGAGACCACCGATTGGCGGACAGGCCATCAGACCGACTCCTGTGAAGATCTCCAGGATACCCTGTAACATATAGATAAGACATACAGTATGTCAGTATTCTGAAAATCAACAATAATATCTCCAACATTGCTATCCACAGCACATAGTTAATAATAACCTTGGATTTCACTATGATATCAAGCTGCAATGCTGATAGGGGTGATAGCATAAATTCATGACTGTTGGCCTCTAAGCTGGAGAAACTAGTAGTTTTGGATAAGCTACAAATCGTGCTTAATGTTTGACCCTTCAAAGTATATCCTTAGACATTTAATATCTATTGCAGTACCATCAAAATCTGCTAGGAGGCGCATAGTGTTTCCTTTTGCCAGCTCTCACCAGCGTAACATGTATCACGAAGGTCCACAACTTGAGTTACGCCACTGTCCACATCACACATAATCCCGCAAACGGCATGGAAACCATGATAACCGTCTTCTTCTATCACTATAGTAACACATATCGTTACCATGACTTTAGCCACGTCATTAGGAAACGCGTGTGTGAGTATTGTGGTGCTGGCCGTCGCGTATGCAGACACTCCCAGAGCCTCTGTGGTCCGGATGGCGATACAGAACACCACAAACGTGGTCCCTTCCATGTAGTCTAAGAACCTGTTTGGCAAAAACAAATCTTGTTCCTTCAACTATAGACATACTTTGTTATCTAATACGTTGAAATATCCTTAAACTTATGTGGAATGCAAGCGGTAGGAATCTAGCCACTGCAATTAAACCACCTATGGTGAAGATAAGATTAAAGGCCAACATATAATCTTACCCGAATAGGATGGAGGCACACCCTGTCACAAATATCCCCGTTATCAACATGAACCTTGACCCTATAACTGCCACCTACAGTGGAAGATAAAGAATGTACCATCAAATACATGTGTCATGATAGAGATGACGATCTGATAGAATCCGTAGAGCTCCCAAATAGGAGTCTGACTGTGGACACAGACTCCGATCAGTCGGCTGGGCATGTGTTAGGGTCGTCTGCCATTATAAGTCCGAAGCTTCATGTCAATTCATTGATCTATAAAGGGACATGAGTCGAAGTTGAAAAGTTCTGACTGTCTAAGATTTGCAGATCGGAATATATACCACAGGCCGAATACAAACATCCCCCAAATCCTATCCGATGTTCATAATTGTATAAGTTATCAGGCGCTTGCTGAGTATGATTCATATTTTGAAGCAGCTCTTAGacgtaacgttaactgttgtcGATAACGACACTCACACATTTCCCAAAGACTGTTCCAGACAGGAAAGCAACGACGGCGTAACAGTCAAAGATGACTCCCACCACAGTCTGAGATGCGCCTCTTTGAATAGCCTGGAACAATGGTCGCAGCAGTTAACgagcatacaatgtatatgtgtatgaacTCTATAAAAATACGTACTCGAATCAGCAAATGCGGACAGTAGGTTTGCATCTTAGTATAACTAATGGAGAAATTATGGGAAAGAATGTAATTTGCTGTTGTTGAAATTGACTACTATCTAGGTCAGGAAGTAGTGTTTTTATACTCTTGACTTATTCACAATTATTGGCACTGAGATTAGATTGTCCGAGTGACATTTTGTGGTAGCAATCTGCCATAACTCGGGGATACTAAAGCGCCGACTCGTAATCCATGACGGTACTGCAGCCTTGGAGCAATATTTCTAAACAAGATGGCAACCAGAATCTGTCAGAATCCCGAAGTGGTCGTGCCCATCGATGGTGACGAAATCGAAAGTGATGTCTCAATAGCGAACCTGCAGGAatagtatttcataatgaaaattGACAAGAAATACCAGTACGGACTTAAAGATGGTATGGACTAGTATGGACTACTAACCTCGTTCGGAAAGAAAGGCGAGATGATAGAATATGTCCCAAATCCAGCGAAGTTGACAACACCGATGCTGATGAAAGTCAAGATCTCAATCTTCGAAGCCTTCCTTAAGCTGAAGCGTGTTAATGTACGCTCCAATCCTTCCTCTAGTGTCTCCGTATCGTTTACAGGAACTGCGTCTTCTTTTTGACTCATTTTTTCAGGATTCCTTTTAGTTCAAAGAGATGGAAATCTCAGTCCAGACACCAAACGTCTTTCAAAATGTGTGCGTCTGATTTCTGCGGAAAATTCTAGGCCCAAATCCACGCGTATCCGTACAGGTGACCTCCCTATGTACTAGGCGCTACTGACAAGCTGTTTCAATATGCGTCAGTTTGCAAATATATCATAAAGGCTAAAAGCCCTCCTAAGACACGACTGCCAAGCCTCGGACACCGTCTTTCGCACCTGCACCTGTATCTTCGTTCACGGTCTACCTTACGACTTCGTTACTGCTACTCCTCTACACTTGTTACAATACTTGTCCACGATGGAGAGGTATGAACCTCCGTACGGTATGGTTCCACACGATCTGGCCTGAAGCGtacatactgtactgtaccacactATATTGCACCATACCatgtaatgtaaaaaaatgtcgACGCCCCCAAAGCTACGTACCGGATGTTGACTTTTTGGCCCTATTTGATCCCAGGGGTCAACAACATACAGTAACCCGTCCTTTACGGGGGTGATGTTTGTTGTGCATAGCTATAACACTATAGGTGTAGTAAGAgagttaatgaatgaagacctttattgtgcatATACACCCACTGGTTAATCATTGACAGCAAGGGTGGCATAATACTAGTACCCAGTCTACCAGATGATACCACTAACCAATGACCATGTGGGGGAGGAGTATGTGACATCAAGATATTGCCAACTTTATTGTTAGACTTGATGTAGTTTCTCTTTTCCCCTCACAGGTTTTGGGAAGACATTCTCATAGATGATGTATTAGACGCAGAATCAAACGACATCTCCTTGTAGTTGATATTGGCATGAGGACTTTACAATCCTTTATTTAAGATGAGCTTCCTTCTCAGTTGATGGTCCAGCATGGCATCTGCAGAGAGAACGACACCGACTCGTAAATCGACTGGTATACTAAAGCTGGCTCCCCGAAAAACACCCCCCTTACAACTAGCAAGCTCAGCGACCAGAGATTTGGCAGTTCGCCTAACGAATGTCATCTATAAAGAAAGAATCTTTGTCTTTTACATTATTTCCTTTTACATCTAGTATCATACTCCAATTTTAAATCAACCGTTATACAAATCCAATGTTGGTCGCTGTACGGTTGCTCAGTGATCGCCgtccagtggaaagggggcagTGCAGACAAGAACGTTGAATAAACTACTCCAGATATTAGAATATGGAAATGCAGGGATCTGACGAGTCTTACCTCTTGTACACGTTTTCACCGATGGTAAAAGCGACCACCAGCAACATCTGCAATCCAAACGGTAGTAACAAGTTTTCAACGACCATCAGAAGCAGTTGCAACAGTGAATCAGTAGGTATAAGATCAATAATCATGCATGCTTAGTTAAGACTTATGCAATGAAAATCAATCCTTCTGATCAAACCGTTTTCAATAATatttcaaaggactgaaggcgtatttttttattgtaacattCTTAATTAGTTGTATCGATCAGCGAAGCTCACTTAtcattaaaaacataaaaaacatGTATAAACCATCtatgatatttttgtatcttCGTATTCGTCAGGTACTTACGGAAAATAAGATATACCCTGAGAATGCTGTTGAGGCCCATGGCAACCCAAACCTCTCTACCAGCGCACTGCTCACTGTCGGACCCAGAAATGACCTGAAATATCACGGAGACGAAAATGTCGTTGTTTATCACTATATCAGTGTGTATGGAAATACTGTATGGTTACACTAAAGcagtactttgaacatgttgtATCTATTTGCATTTGgggatttagaaaaaaagttgagACATTGTGGCTTGCCAGGGATTGGACAAAAAATCTAAGGTTCttagtcaacaaccctaaccacaagaacATGCAACATATCGTAGGCGGACTTCAGGGTCATAGCAGCATGGTTTATAAGTACAAAGAACAGTTATAAGTGAAATAGAAACTTTATATTCAACATATATGTCAGTTATTGGTGCACAAGTCGAGTGCCCACGTTTGCATTGAAGTATAGAGAACATTCCTGTATAATATCATTGAGTGGTAACCTACCCCATGCTCATAAATGCAGCAAAAGTGCCAGATACCAGGCCGTAAGTAGCAAAGTCGGCCTTCATACCTGCATCGCTTTGAACCAAAACAGGAGCAACAAGAAAACAGCATGATGGGAAGACTACATATAATTTAGCTATTTAGAAGATGTTTCCTAAAACTTAATTTCCATAAGCCATTGGAGACAAAATAGAAGTGTAATTGGAACAAGACACTATTCAATGTCGATCACTAAGTCATTAACTATTTTTGTTGATGGACTGATAGCTGTTATACCTATAGCGTACTACTCACTAATAACGAACCTACTACCCGATGGAAGCTTCAATATCTTATAACTATACAGTCAGAACAATAGGCTGATCGCTGTTACCTGGCCGCCCAAAGCATGACATTGAAGAGTGGTGCTAAAACTGAGCCGACGGACAGTGCAATGACTACAACACCGACGATGTTTATCCATAGTgctctgaaaaaaaagaaagaaattgctCTCTAGgccttacacatttacatgccGCTCACATTTCGCGCAacagtaaaatacatgtagttaactgTACCTATTATTATGTTATAACCATTGTTGTTGTCCATATGTCGAGGTGTATTTTGTACAAGgtgtttttaaatcaaattcaatttttaatTCAACTTGTATTACAATACCTTCTTTACGTGCTCTTTCAAGCATTATTGTATCAGTGTATCGCAAAGTATCATATCACTATATATAGCTAACGCAGCGAGAAGCTTACTTAGGCAGAAGTGTGACGTAGTCTGTAAGGAGGGGTGACGGCCCAATGAGGAGTGCCCCAGCTGAAAGCACGAGCAGTCCTAATGTCATCATAATCCTGGCATATTTCTGTAAGAACAACAAGAAACCATTACACAAAATTCAACAATGGCATATtttgaagcaaggaggttaaatcctTGCTTGAATTGAGTTACAAGAGTTCTGTATCATCTCACTAAAGCTTGAATTCGAGTTGTGTAATTCACCTTTTTGTCAGCCTGCCACCCCCATGCCGGCGCGAAAAGGGCGTACACGCAGGCCAGGAGCAGGAATATCAGACCAACTTGCGGGGCTGTGACATCAAACTGTGAATAATGAACACGAGTCATAACCGGAGATTGACAGAACGTAAAGTTTGAGGTTGTCTGGTTGACATGGGAGGTCAAAATGGTTTCTCGCTTACTTTAGTATagtgaaaataatgaaaatgcagaatgtacCTCTTTGGCTACGTATGGTTGTATTACAGGACTAAGATACTCAATGATAGAGTAAACCACGACGGTTACTCCGCCTACAGAAAGGAAAAAGTCATACTTTAGTACAGGCGCATGTTGTAATGTGTCACCAATTTTGAAACTTTGCGGCAACAGAAGACAATAATCAACACCATCGAGGTTGCTGGTTGTCTATTAGACTTCATTATCGCTTATAAGTTATCGTTACAAACACAACGATTAGATTCACGTACTGTACGTAATGTAATATTAAAAAGACTACAGGAGTTTGATAAAATTTCATTTGTGGATAATCACATTATTTCTACTTTACCGGGCCCTTTGTGACATgagtttttgaaagaaaatgtagATATATAGTATCAAATACGTACAAGCCATAATGACGGTTGGGATGCTAAGAAAGTACAGCAAAAACACGTCCTTTTTGCCTTCCTGTTCATCTGTGCAAACAAAGCAATAGTGTTTTAGTGAGTCTAAGCAATGTACTGGTAGGGATGGTATACAACGTTATATACAGAATCATACATAGAATATTTAGAGGCAGTTAACCAAACTGggcactatatatatattcagaTATCATATTACTGTTGCGATATCCATGGAAAATAGACTCAACTGGAAGACAGGCAAGACCTGAATTCGTTGTGCATAAATGAGAAGGAGAAATTATATTCAGTGTTTAATAAGTTACCGTTATCACACTTACCGACTTGAGGCGGGACCAGGACAGCCAGCACCGCGCAGCAGCAGAACATCAGACCCCCCACCGTGAAGAACGGCAGTTTGAACCCGCCAAGCTGTTATCGGGGTAAGATAACATGACATCAACGTTTATGCCTGAAGTAAGGACCCTCTTCTGACTGCAAACTGATTTACTATTAAAAGCTTTTGCGATCGAGTATGTCTACTGCGTTTATCTATATATAGTAACGTTACGTTGTTGttaattttatgtattttttcaaCTATTCAACGTAATTccatagtaaaaaaaaacagcaatctttattgacacgacaaaagtacagcgactttcgtaaggtctacatgtataacaactacttacagtacaactaaacacatatatatggatatctatatatggatacatcaacataaagggtctagcatgtcatttacactattggttctacggtataaacaatcgtggatatatttgcctacttgtgcacaatgtggattatcgcctcccagaatgtacttgagtttatctatcgaacagagagtagcaaagtctttagatcTGACGTTCTATATTGTACTGATTTCAATGAAAATCGACAAATTGATGACACAATGCGACATCTCTTTTGCAGTACAGCCTACTGTTATCACGCTATAAGACATCGAATGTACAATTTATGTAGGCTTACTTACTACTACGAACACAACACGTCACTACGGAAAAGAGTCCAAACCCATCTTGATCTATGGAAACGACTTACGTTGTACAGGACACCCCCAATGGGAGGACCCGCCATCATACCGAACCCGGTGAAAATCTCCAGGGTACCCTGCAATGGCAAGTGGTACTTTGATGAACGTTGTGAGAAAGATGTCTCTCAGCATGGCATCAAAGCTCAAGCCCCTGTCTCACACATGCAGAGCAGTCCCACGATTTACCCCCTACCACTTTCCAACCAAGTCGGCGCTGGGTGTAGAATTAGCCTAGAATTCACCCGAATTTAGCATCCACCCGAATTTAGAATCCACCCGAGTTCTCTCCTCTATTCTACTAAAGAAGAATATGACTTCTGCGAGATTGATTTGTCGTCTGGTGGAGACAACGCGTAAAGAACTGTAGGAAACCTCGCCAACCG contains the following coding sequences:
- the LOC118419490 gene encoding MFS-type transporter SLC18B1-like — encoded protein: MSQKEDAVPVNDTETLEEGLERTLTRFSLRKASKIEILTFISIGVVNFAGFGTYSIISPFFPNEAIQRGASQTVVGVIFDCYAVVAFLSGTVFGKCVAVIGSRFMLITGIFVTGCASILFGFLDYMEGTTFVVFCIAIRTTEALGVSAYATASTTILTHAFPNDVAKVMGILEIFTGVGLMACPPIGGLLYKIGGFRLPFLSMGGLMLSCGVIVWILVPPQADEREEEKKSGALLKLLKVPTVILTCGIVVVIAAAMSYLDPILQPFLESQFSLSPTTIGLIFLLRSAVYTVLAPLWGWLADKKGASRIMTSVGMVTFAVSCLLIGPSPVLTEYIHIFPNAKPLWITIVGLVIMAVAMGVEYSPVYNELLWTARDAGLQENIATFGVVSGLFYSFFAIG